A segment of the Suncus etruscus isolate mSunEtr1 chromosome 7, mSunEtr1.pri.cur, whole genome shotgun sequence genome:
CTAGGCAAGACTTCCTTGCTATAGTCACATTGCAGGTCACctctccagctgtgctcaggggggcTGGCAACGTTCAGCACCTGCACTGGCACTTCAGTGCCGTTCATCCTTGGACTCAGTGTCCGGAACATCTAGGccgctcagtggtgctcagggccctgTGTGGCACCAGGGATCGAGCGCACAATGGTCTTGTGCAAGCTCCCTGGCTCTATTCTGATCCACTGTTTCCCAGAGTGATCAGTGCTGGACCTTCCCAAAGCAGTGGcaggggctagagccatagcacaatggggagggtctgccacgtgcaggtttgatttctggcactccaTTGGATCTCCCGtgacccatcaggagtaatctctcagctcagagccaggagtaatccctgagcacggtgAAATGTGGCCCCTACTCCTCCacgcccccaaaataaaagcactgGCAGCCAAGTGCGTTGGGAAGGGCCCTTCCCTTTGTTCCCTTAGAGAAGGGGCCATACCAAGTGGCTTTTCTCTGAAAAGGACTAATAGGCCAAATGAGTGGTTGTGGGCTCTGTTCTAGTCTCTGCTGGGCTGGGGAATAAATGCTGATTGCCAGCTTACTAGGGAGACCCTGTGCTAGGGAGGCAGAGCTACCCTGGAAGGCCATGAGAggtctctggccccacaacaggGTAAGACTGAACTGGCACGTGCCTGTTCCCCTGCGTGCCCTGACTCCACCTCTGGGCATGAATTCATGAGTGTCTGGACctgttctccctcccctctcacccccatgTCTGTGCCCCTGATGCCTCCCTTGTCAGAGGTGCCCCACAAATGGTGAACAGACTGAACATTGGCTTTACCTGGACCCTAAGTCCTGACGCATTTCATTGACCCACTTAGTGGTTGGATTCTGCTCTTCCTCCTCTCAGCATTCGGGCCATGTGCTCATACTGGGGTtcttctgcctgcctgcctgcctgcctgcctgcctctctcaAGTCCTGGTTCTCCCTTCCTGTGCTCCCTTCTCTTAAGACataaaatcttggggccgggcggtggcgctggaggtaaggtgcctgccttgcctgcgctagcctaggacggaccgcggttcgatcccccggcgtcccatatggtcccccaagaagccaggagcaacttctgagcgcatagccaggagtaacccctgagcgtcacagggtgtggcccaaaaaccaaaaaaaaaaaaaaaaaaagacataaaatctcccaccaggggccagagatacagtgggtatggcacttgtcttgcacacaactgacccgggtttgatctccgacATTCCCGATGgcccccctgagactgccaggagtgattcttgagcacaaagccaggagtaactcgagcacTGCAACttgtgacccaaagccaaaacaaagcaaaaccaaaacacttTCTCACCAGCGCTGTGTCCCTGTCAGTAGAGTGGGGAGGTCAGCGTGCCCCAAACAGGCCTGTCACCTGCACATGCTGGGCCAGTGCTCCTGTGCCTAGCTGCAAAGAAGCGGAAGAGTAGCACAGACTCCAGAGCCCCAGCCACAGGTTCCCAGGAGCCACTGCTGCTGATAGACTAGCTGGGAGGAAAAGACCCTGGGATGGCAGGGAATGGAAGGCTCTGGAAGGACACTGTGGCTTGCTCGTATCTAGAGGGGTTAGGGTGGAAAACCTGCATCTGCACACTCACGATCAGGCTCAGACTGGGAAGGAATTTTGTCTGGTGAGTGGAAGGAAAGAGATAAAGTTGGGCatgttatttatttgggggaggggacatgttttttaaaaatcttgactGTTACACATGGACATTCCATCCCAGCACCAGATGCTCACTTGATCACTTTGGTGCCTttaccctttttctcttttccagagCCGTGCCAGGTGGAGGTGAGACTGCTGCTGGCCTATAGTTCTGATCCGAGCATCCCCAAAACCCCATGGACAGATGGATCTGATATGCCCTCACAGGTGGAAGCCAGCACTGAGGGCACCATCCCTTTCAGCAAGCCAGTGAAGGTTTATATCATGCCCAAACCTGCCCGGCGCTGAACACTGTCACAGTGTATGGATATCTGGCATCAATTCCCAGATGTGTTATTTTGTGTTTAGAATGCAGaccccgggcccggagaaatagcacagtggcttttgccttgcaagcagccgatccaggaccaaaggtggttggttcgaatcccggtgtcccatatggtccctcgtgcctgccaggagctatttctgagcagacagccaggagtaacccctgagcatcgccgggcgtggccccctcccaaaaaaaaatgcagaccCCAAGGTCAACTCTGCACCGACCCCTCCCTTCCTCAATAAAATGGAGAGCACACCAGCTGTTGAGTCCCGGAGTTTAAAGAAATCTGTGAATGGCAACCATCCCTCTTTCCatcccaggatttctgggtcagaATCTTGTCATGCTCTCTTCTTCACCAGGGCTGGGCCCCGACTAGCTGAGACAAAAAACCTTTTCTGGAGCAGCTTCCGAATGACCTGCGATGTCCAGCGTCTTGCCGATGTCCCTTCATAAGCCAAGGGATAGCCAAGTGAGAGAAGAACCCTTGCTTATTAAGGTCCTGAGACCCCAAATAACAGAAAACCTGAACTTCAAAGAAATGGGGATTGAGGGAGAGGGAGGCAGTCAAAGGCAGGAAGGTGCCATTTCTTCAGTGAGGAGTGCAGTTGTGAGGTACAGCTGTGGAACCAGGGAGATACTCGGGCTGTGCACAGGCGTGGCAGACTGGATGCCCAGATTCCTTCCTGGCCCTGCATAGCAGCCTTGCTAGCTGCTGTCCAAAACTCATCCCAGGGCCAGGGATCTTGTGCTTAGGACAGAGGCAGCGGCCTCCATTCCAGGGAACACTGCTACTTCTTTGAGGTAGCATCACAGAGAAGGCTTCtgggccctgagtactgcttgggagaCCCCTAACACAGAAAACCCAGCCCTGCCCTTCCCCAGTGAAAGAGATGCAGCGTGGTGTGAGGCATGGAAGTGCATCAAAGCCGTTAAGTGCTGACACATTTGCGAATAGCAGCTCAGGTGGTTCTCAAAACCTTATCAGGAGTGACTGATCCCTGCACAAAGAAccaggaggacccctgagcactgccaggtgtgttcccccTGCTGCTCCGATGAAAGACTTTGAAATGTGTGGTAAGAGATGCCCAGATGCCTTGCTGGCTGTTCCAAGCAGAGGCCCCGATAGTTTGCCGAGAAGTTCAAATATCACACTGGGTTAAGTCCAGACTTGGCGTTCTTATCCTCAGTGCCCACATTCAGAGAAACAGCTCTGGATTTCTCTGTCTGGTGGCACTCACACCACCCTGGCCCACTGGCCTTGTGTCATATAGACAGACCTGTTTTACTGCAGCGTTGCATCCTCAGGGCCTATGTGAGGCCCAGACTGGAACCTGCCTTCTCACTTGCCTGGTCTAGGTCTACTCTCAGTCGTAAATCTTCCACACCTCCACAGCTGCCAATGCTTCCCTtctgtttccttctgtctctcttaaAAGTGTTTTAGGAAACaccccctttcctttctcttggtCGTTGCAAACACAAAGGATCCCACATGCTTGGTCATAGGGTAATCATGTCTGCACCTGGGTGTGGAGCTTACACACATGTGCTTGTTCTACACGTGGTTGTACCACACACTACGAGTTGTGCCATCTTACACATGGTTGTACTCACTGTGAAATATACGCACTTTGGAGTACTCCCGCACATGTAAGGTTTTCTGCTCTGGAGCTCACCCACTGATGGCAGCAGGGGTTTGCAGGATGTGGAAAGTGCCTGGTCTGAGTCCCCTTTCATGTTTTCAgcctttgcctttcttttcttttctttctttctttctttctttctttctttctttctttctttctttctttctttctttttttctttctttctttttttctttctttctttctttctttcctttctttctttctttctttctttctttctttctttctttctttctttctttctttctttctttctttctttctttctttctttctttctttctttctttctttctttcttccttcctttcttccttccttccttccttccttccttctctctctctccctcccttccttccttccttccttctccctccctccctcccttccttccttccttctttctctccctccctcccttccttccttccttctctctccctcccttccttccttccttctctctccctccctccctccctctctctctttctttctttctttctttctttctttctttctttctttctttctttctttctttctttctttctttctttctttctttctttctttcttctttctttctctctctctttctttcctttccttttctttttttgttgttgtggtggtggtggtttttgggtcacacccagcagtgctcaggggttattcctggctccatgctcagaaattgatcctgccaggcacgggggaccatgtgggacgccgggattcgaaccgatgacctgcacgaaaggcaaacgccttacctccatgctatctctccggcccctcttagtTCTCTTTCTAAGCATAGTCTGTTAAAGCCTGATCTGGTTGCACCTGCCCCTGTAGAGAATCCCTTCTGACCCTGGAGGGTGAAGCCTGTGCCTTCCCAAACCTCCTCCTACCCTATGCCACTGCGCAGGCCACTGGACTTGatcactttccctcctctcttcctgccAAACCCTGAGATCACCTTGTTCAGCTTCAGGACCCAGCTTTGTGGGCTCAGTGCCTCACTTGCTGCTTCGGGACTTACACTTCTTTAAATGCAGGAGTGTTACCAAGGAAATGCAGGCTTTACAGAGCCACAGCAAGAAAAAGCGATGGACCACACCAGTATCACCTGGTAGGTTTGTTCCTATTGGCAGCTCCCTACTAGGATTTGCAACAAGTAGGAGTTGGCATGAGATGGGCTCTGTGGTCCTGAGATGGCCCTGATCGCTCATGTCACATGTCAGCTAAAGGGGAGAATGAATGAGCATTTGACTCCAGGGCATGTGGAGTCTTGAGATTACAGGATCTGAAGGATCTTTCCACATGTGTGCCATGACTGATTTCAGTAGACAGAATTATTGGGAAGACAATGCCACTGCACCCTGGGCAGTTTCTTGACTTAGGCAGCACGCCTAGAAGAAATGGAGCACAGAGTGCATGCCTGTGGAAGGAGACAAAGGGTTTGATGACTAAGAATGGCCTCCTGTATGCAGGGCCTGTGTTCAATCCATTGAGCAGATCTGGCCCTGAATAcagtgaaacttttttctttttctttttttttggattttgggtcacacccgacagtgctcagggtttactcctggctctatgctcagaaatcactcccatatgggatgccgggattccaaccaccgacctgcatgcaaggcaaatgccttacctccatgctatctctctggccccacagtgaaactcttttttcttttttttttttttttttttggtttttgggtcacacccggcagcactcaagggttactcctggctctacatttagaaatcactcctggcatgttcgggggaccatatgggatgccagaactctaaccaacgtccttctgcatgcgaggcaaatgcctttacctccatgttacctctctggccccacagtgaAACTCTTGAGGAACTCTTGAGGAAGAATTTCCAATCACAGCTGCGGGGAGTGACAGAAGCCGGGTGAGGTTCACTTGGTTGCAGAGCCAAGGCTTGACATGTGATGTCCATTGCTGTCCTCTTGAACCAAACGAGTCACAACTCAAAGCCAAAGAATAGTGTGTAAAGTGATAAGAAGTGATAAGTATGGATGATATTTCCATTAGTCTAAGGCTCCACAGAGGCTGCCTGTGGAAACCCCTAGAACAAGCCACTAAcgtgggactggagcaatggcacaacagGAAGGGCATGAGGCTTTGTTCatgaccaacccaagttcgatcccgtccagcccatagggtccccccggctgtcagaagagattcctgagtgcaaaaccaggagtaaaccctgaccaccaccaggtattGCCCAACAACAGAACAAAAAAGTTTCTACCTTGTAGGTTTGTGTACCAAACACAGAATTCCCACCAGTCCATGAAGAAGTTATAGTCACTCGGCATGGACCATGTGGACCAGGTACTGCTGCATGTACATACATattgatgttttgtttgtttggtttttgaaccacgcccagcagcactcgggttactcctggttctgcactcagaaatcgctcctggaggctcgggggaccatatgggatgccgggagttgaacctggatttgatcccggtcggtctcatgcaaggcaaacgccttactgctgtgctatccctctggccccacatattgatttaaaatgatttttccaGAGTGTTGCTTATTTCTGAGTACTGTGTGAAATGTTCCAACGTTCACCAGTCTGCAGGGAGGTAATGGCTGAAAGTGCTCTTTCAGAATGAAGGCTAAGCCAGGCTGTGACCTTCAGAGGGGTTAGAGGAATTGAGTCCAGCCCCTTGCTTCCCAGTGCAGGAATATGAGATGCAAAGAGAAGTCCTGGATAAGGTGAGATTTGAGAGGCCTATGGGGTCATGTTTCTCACTCTCAGCTCCCCTAAAATAATCCGTGGTCTCTGCCATCTTTTGGGGCTTGATTTTCCCTGATAGCAGAGCCTGGTCACATCATGTATTTGTTCACTTATATCTCCCAATAGAAAATGGACATCACCTTTCATGAATTCACTTTTTACTGCTTGGTCTTTGGGAGGTAACACAGGCATCTGGTCACAGATGAGCAGCTCCCTATACGAAGGGTCACCTGACCATCATCAGGAATGCTCCAGTGACCCCCTGCCTTGCAGTATCCAAATCCTGAAATTCCAGTGGCTGAGTGTCCCCTGGAGGTGGCCCTAGGCTCCCTGCATGGTACTTAGGTGAACACGCTTCACTTCCTGCCTTCCTCAAAGCTTTTATTACTATTTCTCCCTAGATCACTTGCGGTGCCTGGACCAAGGAGTGTAGTTGAACTGAAGGATGGACCTTCCTGAGTCCCTGTGTGTCTCTTCACACACTGAAAGCAAAAGGCTTCCCTTTATCTCACATCTATTCCATTTGAGGCCTAGGGGACCACATACcattttcagggcttatttcttgctctgtgcttaggaatcttactggtgggtgggtgggggctccagggatcatatggtataTAAGGAAGTGAATTCAGGTTGGCATGGGCCTACTCACTGTATAATCTGGCCCCAGAAAGTGGTTGTTTTGTTCAGTTTGGGGGGTGGCCCACCCAACAGTGTTCGGGGTCtcttcctggctttgttctcatggatcactcttgaaGATGCTagggggacatatggggtgcCTTGAGGAACTTGggatggctgcatgtaaggcaagtatctggcctactgtactatttctctggctcaatTTTCCCTTTTACTTTTCATACATTAACTCAGTGTTTTCTACAGGAGTTGATACTATCCAGTTCTGGTACAGGGACTCTGGAATGTCTTGGGGAAGAGGCAGTTTCAGGTGCATGGTTTGGGGGGCACATTCTATTCATTTGCTTAAAGGGAGATTTCCAGTGCTGTTTAGTAGGCTGAGCACATGCCAAGAGCAACTCCATCTGgctatgacccaaacaccaaaaatgacTTCTAGAGAGGTGGTAAGAAGGGGACAGTAGGGCACATAATTTGGGGGACCTCTGCCCTAGCCCACACCTCCTCACATCATTAGCCTTTGGTAATGGCTGCCTCTCCTTATGGTCATTCCATAGCCCTTGAGGATGGGGATTTGTCAGTCATTGCATCCCTAGGCCTCACACAGGACCTGGTGAGCAGCTGCTCAGAAATGCTTGGAGGGTGCAAAGCCACCGCACAGCGGgtgagtgtgtttgccttgtacatggctgacctaggcaggtttgatctctggccttccatatggtctTGTGAACCTccccaggaataagtcttgagcactaatGGGCGTGAATGACATCCCACCTTTCCCAAATGTCTCAGCAGAACCAGCAAGACACAGAATGGCAGGTTCCATGGTGGTGCCCCTGGCTGACAGACTAAAACTGGAGCCGAATCCTTGGAAGCATTTGGGTTGGGGTGCCAGTAGGATGGCGAGAagtgagggcaggaaggaaagagagccaAGAGTTGGGCAgaggattaaggcacttgacttcATGACGATGgccccagttctatccccagtacctcaGGATTTCCCTGGAGGCCACTGAACTCTACTATGTGACTCAAGTAGACCTGTATCTCATGGACCAAGCAGCTCAGGAGTCTGAAGCCTTCATATTATCTGAGATCACTGACAGGACCCCTCTGAATCCCCCAGATCTCTGTTGGGGGCTAGTGTAGAGGGCAGAAGTGAGAGCTACAGGAATGACTAGTCGTTCAGGGCTTTATTCCCCTCTTCAGTGCCATCAGCAGGTAGAATGGAAGACGCCTCCCACGCGCATGCCCTGGGCTGCCAGAGCATTGTAGGCCCTGACTGCCTGCTCTGTCTGCAGCATCTGAACTTCAATGCCGTGTTGCTCGAGGTACTGCACTGTGGACGGGAGAACCTGGGGAGAGAAGGTTGAGTGACTCCAGGCAAAGGCCCCAGTCTCCTCTTCTGCCACCAGGGAAATGCATGACACAGAGAGACAACTCTCTATCCATCTCCCCAATTTCTCCATCCCAAACTTGCCAGTGAGCCCCACAGACTCCTAGGAAGCCCCTTGCCTTACGATGTCAGCCTAAAGTTCAACAGAGCATACAAAGAGCATGAAGAATGGAGCCATAGTCTTGGCCTCAGATGCTCATTAGTGATGTAAGGGAATAGGCCTTTGTCTTCATCTCTGGACTTGGCCCACAGCATTTGTGCTGGCAACTTTAGCTAAGAATCTAagtggttttgttgtttgtttgggggccacactcagctatgctcagggggttactactggttctgcactcaggaatcactccgaaaggtgctctggggaccatatgagatgccagggctcatacctgggccagccacatgcaaggcaggtgctctacctgctgtactggcTGCTCTACCCACTCTACCTGCTCCAGTCTCAAGAATCTAAGTGGGGACCAGAGAAATGGGACAGTGGGAAATGTGCTTGTTTTCAGGGTGCCAGCtccagttcagtccccagtaccacataggcTTCCTTGAGCCCTGCTAGTACTGACCCTGAGCAGACAGTTGAGATCTAATAGCATTTCTGCAGCGGAGTTTAGACAGCATGGTCCCAGAGAAGGGTCCCAGAGAAGAAGGAGTATATGCAGTGtatatgatgtgtgtgtgtgtgtgtgtgtgtgtgtgtgtgtgtgtgtgtgtgtgtgtgtgtgtgtgagtggtacATGTGGTGTTTATTTCTTATAAGGAGGGGTGCATGCAGTGTTAATATTATGCGAGAAGGGGGCTACATGCAGTGTTTGTGTACTGTGAGAAGGAGAGGGTTCTGATAGTATTTATGTTCTGTGAGCTGGAGGGGGGATGTGTAATGTTTATATCCTGTATATCTTGTTTATATCTGGGGGGGACACTGCAGTATTTATTTATGTCCTTTGAGAAGGGGATGGTCATGCAGTGTATATTCTATGAGGGGTTGGGGATCATGCAGTGTTTATGGGAGCTGCAGGCACACAGAAACAGGGCAGAGGCCTGTGGTAACAGACAGGGCGAGTCACCAGCTCATACCTTCAGTGCCTCATTCATCCCTCGACCAATCACCAGGGTCTGCACCCCTTGCTGCACAACTTCCTCCACGTCTGCCGGCTGCACACCTGGAGAGTGCTGGGTGGGAAGAGAGATTGTGGCCCTGACACAATGAATTTTGTGAACAAAAAGTGATGGGTTtttgggttggagcaatagcacaacaggtagggtgtttgccttgcacaagaccaccCGGATTTGATCcgcagcatcctatttggtcccctgagcctgccagaagaaatttctgggtgcagagtaacccctgagcactgctagatgtggcctagAAACCATTCAATTTTTTGGTAAGCaagccaaataaaaaattattacagaGCACCTCTAAGCATTTGCTTTTCTTGTCAGTTCAGAAATGGTGATTTATACATAACTTTAATGTTACTTTCAAATTGGCTGCATGtactccctctcctcctcccaagcaatagtacagtggggaggggatttgtcttgcacacagtcagcccAGATcccatccccagcatttcatatatggtccccgaaactggtagggtgattcctgagtgcagagccaggaataaccctgagcactgccaggtatggccctaaaacaaaccaaacaaaggaAACATAGCAAGGGAATAACAAATTGTCAGTCACTAGAGCTGAAGATTTTGCCTATAGATTGAAATCACATGCTGAGGGACATTGTGGAAGGGGTACACTAGTGGGGGGAAGCAGGATCTTTGGTGGTTGGAATGATGTATCCATGAAAAGATGAGTAAAATTGGAAATCGTAGTAACTAAATACCCTCCccctttattttaaaaggaaaaggaaaatttagAGGACCAAAATGAGGAGATACTTAAAAACCAGAACTGTAACtaaaagagccagagagacagtatagcaggtagggcgtttgcattgcatataGCAATCTGGGttcacatcctatatggtcccctgagtcccaccaggagtgatttttgagtgcagggccaggaataaaccctgagaatagccaggtatttcccaaaagcaaaaacaaaaatagaagtttaaCTGATGTTGACATAATCGTAGACATTATTCCTTCTCATTGCGTGGGCTACTCTTAGGCCAGGCTCTGAGCTTACACAGGCCCCTCTGTGCCCCCAGGACAGCCATAAATGGGGTCTATTCCTTTAAGGGCTGAGAAATCAGTTAGAAAAGAGCCCTTGGTAACTGTCACTTAGAGGTAGTTGCCTGAGAGCTATATAAACCCCCAGCTCCAGTGCTGGGGGTGGTGGATATATCTCCCAGATTCTGGCTGCATTTCTCGGATGGCTTCACTGGAAATCTGTTGGCTGGACTagctacttattttttgtttgtttgtttttgggccacacccgtttgatgctcaggggttactcctggctatgcactcagaaatcgcctctggcttggggggaccatatgggatgccgggggatcgaaccgaaccttggtccatcctacgctagcacttgcaaggcagacaccttacctctagcaccaccttcccggccccatggacTAGCTACTTATAATGCCCTGTTGCTTTCTCCTGCCTTTCCCTCTCCCCTGGTCCTCTAACTGATTGACTCCTTGCCtcactcagtctttttttttgtttgtttgtttttttgtttttttgggtcacacccagcgttgctcaggggttactcctggctgtctgctcagaaatagctcctggcaggcacggggcaccatacgggacaccgggattcgaaccaaccacctttggtcctggattggctgcttgcaaggcaaacgccactgtgccatctctccgggccttccTTGCCTCAGTCTTAACCTCAATATTCTCTTTCCTCTCTGCCCAGGTGTTGGCTGTTAAGGCCCCTGGCTTCCCTACCCTATTACACCCAGTCTCCAGAAAAACCTTGTCTTGTCAGAGTCATGCCTGCTTAGCCCCTGTCAAGTGGGCTCTGgcactccttactctgtgcttaggggtcactcctgacagtgcttatgggaccatatgcagtgttggggattaaacccataAAACGAGCTTGTCCTGTTAACCTATCTCTTCTGCCTCAGAATGGACCTTCTTAAACTCACTTTCAGTGAAAGAGTTGACCATCCCCAACAAAACAGAAACCTACCCAGTGTGTAAAGCCTCAGGCAAGGAAGCCTGCCCctaaatggaagagaaagaatgtCCTGAAAATAATCCTGCACCTGCAGCATGTCTGATCTATTAACAGCTTGTTTTGGGAAACATAAGATTCCTGAAGAAGCTAAAACAAATCTTCAGAAGGAGGCATGTCAGGAAGGACACAGTCAGATCACCAAACATTTCTATGGAGTGCTGGGAAGAGTGGGCTGAATAGTCCAGAGAGCTAGCCCAGTGGTGCAGCTTTGCCTGTGGGAGCAGAATTTTGGTCCTGAGCACCCAGCACCACAGGGAGTGATCTTCAGGCACCAGTGGCAgtaagtagcccttgagcatgtTGGGTAGGGCCCAATCCCCAAAAATGATACAAAAGCAGAGCGAGCCGGATATTTGCCTTATAGATGGCCGGCCCGGATTccattcctggcttcccatatggtcctgagcccactaggagtgattcctgagcacagagtcaggagtaacccctgagcaccaccaggtgtgcctcccccaataaaagaatTTCCTGTAAATGAATGATATGAGAGAGTAGTGACTTTTTGCTTAACTGTTATGACTGGCCTCGGGCAGGGTCAACCAAACACTAATAACTTACCTGGGTTCCAGTTTCTCTCCAATCCCAAGCCCTACTTCCTCCTGGCCACACCTTGCAGTCCTTATAGGTTTTAGAAGAGCCTTGGACTTTCATTTGTCCCCATGAGATGGAAGAAATTTCAGGAGAAGACATAAGGAACGTCACTGAAAtttgaaatcaaaagaaaatggtcAATTAGAGCTATcccaaatacatttatttgaattttttagttTCTTGGAGGAACCATGATGTACGATACTGTTTGTGAAGGATTTCACATCTGTTTCAGCACTACCTCCTTCTCAGagtgcccacttccctccaccatgtcAGGGCCCTCGTTTATCTCCCCTCAGATACCACCAACACCAGCACTATTCCCATCCCCTGGTTGGTGATCCATATACAAGCATAGTAAGCTTGTCTTTTCAGAATGTAAAAAGCAGCTTTCTCATTTATGTGGCTGTCATAGTTTTTTTTAGAAAGTTAACAGTAAAATGTGACCAGAGATCCAGAATCATCCAATCACAAAAGAAGGTACCACGATGACTTTGGGGCCAGAAGAGCAGGCTTACATACAGAAGGTAGAGGTAGCGTATGCAGTTTAATGCTTTAAGTTCCAGCAAGAGGCACACAATGCTTTTTACAGCATTGTAAAATATTATGATGAAACTTaaacagcagcagggcatttgcctttcatacggtCCCAACCTGGACCGACCgtgttcgattcccggcatcccatatggtcccccaagcctgccaggagtgatttctgaacgcagagccaggagtaaccccggagcacatccgggtgtgtcccaaaaaaccaaaacaaa
Coding sequences within it:
- the AAMDC gene encoding mth938 domain-containing protein: MSSPEISSISWGQMKVQGSSKTYKDCKVWPGGSRAWDWRETGTQHSPGVQPADVEEVVQQGVQTLVIGRGMNEALKVLPSTVQYLEQHGIEVQMLQTEQAVRAYNALAAQGMRVGGVFHSTC